The following proteins are encoded in a genomic region of Thermococcus pacificus:
- a CDS encoding DUF2304 domain-containing protein, with protein sequence MYAVQYIAIVVVAALMLYVLGKYGKKEFEWGDFLFWESILLGMLVVSVFPVQIANEIRKLLGLGRGLDALFVIAIGIAYLMVFKVYLAVDRTEREITELTRKVAIELEELTRKLDELQKGLETNEKTGKKED encoded by the coding sequence ATGTACGCCGTTCAGTACATCGCTATAGTTGTTGTTGCCGCCCTCATGCTCTACGTCCTGGGTAAATACGGCAAGAAGGAGTTCGAGTGGGGCGATTTTCTGTTCTGGGAGTCGATACTCCTCGGTATGCTGGTGGTCTCGGTATTCCCCGTTCAGATAGCCAACGAGATAAGGAAGCTCCTGGGTCTGGGAAGGGGTCTCGATGCCCTCTTTGTCATAGCCATCGGCATCGCCTACCTCATGGTCTTCAAAGTCTACCTCGCCGTTGACAGGACCGAGCGCGAGATAACCGAGCTGACCAGAAAGGTGGCTATAGAGCTTGAGGAGCTGACCAGAAAACTGGATGAACTTCAGAAGGGGCTGGAAACGAATGAGAAAACCGGAAAGAAAGAGGATTAA
- a CDS encoding HAD-IA family hydrolase, producing MDIRLVIFDLDGTLVGAPKPFTQLKEELRSRLLAMGIPEEALGDLTPMYETLQRVSRELGLSFEELYSHLVELETERMEESFLFEGVREVLELLRGRGVKLAVMTRSSRKAALRALEMHGIARYFDLISTRDDVAPEELKPNPGQLRAIIESLKVEPTKTLVVGDHGYDILPAKELGALSVMITSHESGRMSFSVDVEPDFEVPTMVEFKGLIENLLDTYVVVPAYNEELTIGAVLDDLLRYFRMDEIVVVNDGSRDRTGEIARSKGVHVLTHLVNRGLGGALGTGIAYALRRNARLIITFDADGQHLVSDALRVMRPVAEGRADFAVGSRLKGDISEMPFIKRFGNFILDSITALFAGKYVSDSQSGLRCFNRECASRIRITCDRYAVSSEIIIEVAKSGCRIVEVPIKAVYTEYSMKKGTNVLEGVKIALNLLLDKLR from the coding sequence ATGGACATCAGGCTCGTCATCTTCGACCTCGACGGAACCCTCGTGGGGGCCCCGAAGCCCTTCACCCAGCTTAAGGAAGAGCTGAGATCCAGGCTCCTTGCCATGGGAATACCGGAGGAGGCCCTCGGCGACCTCACCCCAATGTACGAGACCCTCCAGAGGGTTTCGAGGGAACTCGGCCTGAGCTTTGAGGAGCTGTACTCCCACTTGGTGGAGCTTGAGACGGAGCGTATGGAGGAGAGCTTTCTCTTCGAGGGCGTCAGGGAAGTCCTTGAACTCCTCCGGGGGAGGGGAGTCAAGCTGGCGGTTATGACCCGGAGCTCCCGTAAGGCCGCCCTGAGGGCCCTGGAGATGCACGGAATAGCGAGATACTTCGACCTCATCTCGACGAGGGACGACGTTGCTCCGGAGGAGCTCAAGCCGAACCCCGGTCAGCTCAGGGCGATAATCGAGAGCCTCAAAGTTGAACCGACGAAAACCCTTGTTGTGGGTGACCACGGCTACGACATCCTCCCCGCGAAGGAGCTCGGCGCGCTGTCCGTAATGATAACATCTCACGAGTCAGGCAGGATGAGCTTCTCCGTCGACGTCGAGCCCGACTTTGAGGTTCCAACAATGGTGGAGTTCAAGGGGCTTATTGAGAACCTGCTGGACACCTACGTCGTGGTTCCGGCCTACAACGAGGAGCTCACGATAGGGGCAGTCCTCGACGACCTGCTCCGCTACTTCAGAATGGACGAGATAGTGGTCGTCAATGACGGCTCCAGAGACAGGACGGGTGAGATAGCCAGATCAAAGGGTGTCCACGTCCTCACGCACCTAGTCAACAGGGGACTTGGTGGAGCCCTCGGAACAGGCATAGCCTATGCACTCAGGAGGAATGCACGGCTGATAATTACCTTCGACGCAGACGGCCAGCACCTCGTCAGCGATGCCCTACGTGTTATGAGGCCCGTTGCAGAGGGAAGGGCCGACTTCGCGGTTGGCTCCCGTCTCAAGGGTGACATCAGTGAGATGCCCTTCATCAAACGCTTTGGAAACTTCATCCTCGACTCGATAACGGCGTTGTTCGCGGGGAAATACGTGAGCGACAGCCAGAGTGGGCTGAGGTGCTTCAACAGGGAGTGCGCCTCGAGGATAAGGATAACCTGCGACCGCTACGCGGTTTCAAGCGAGATAATCATCGAGGTCGCCAAGAGTGGGTGCAGAATCGTCGAGGTTCCAATCAAGGCGGTTTACACGGAATACTCCATGAAAAAGGGCACAAACGTCCTGGAGGGTGTTAAAATCGCACTCAACCTGCTGCTTGATAAACTGAGGTGA